In the genome of Segatella copri, one region contains:
- the mnmA gene encoding tRNA 2-thiouridine(34) synthase MnmA: MITDTPREKELETRDEQFLAEVKDKRIAVLLSGGVDSSVVVWEFARLGLHPDCFYIKIGPEEKEEWDCSSEEDLEMATAVARKYGCKLQVIDCHQEYWNEVTRYTMDKVKAGFTPNPDVMCNRLIKFGAFDEKMGHNYDLIATGHYAQTETDENGDKWLVTSPDPVKDQTDFLAQIESWQLRKAIFPIGHHIKNEIREIAEEEHLINAKRKDSQGICFLGQINYNDYIRRYLGENPGDVIEMETGKRIGGHKGLWFHTIGQRKGLGFGGGPWFVIKKDVENNILYVSHGYDPQSAYKQDFPLQDFHFLTREVAMQKVTFKIRHTPEYHPATIEKLEDGRWMIHSEEAIHGVAPGQFCVVYDEHHHRCYGSGEITV; the protein is encoded by the coding sequence ATGATAACAGATACTCCAAGAGAAAAGGAATTGGAGACCAGAGACGAGCAGTTTCTTGCCGAGGTGAAGGACAAGAGGATTGCCGTGCTGCTTTCGGGCGGCGTAGATAGTTCGGTGGTGGTGTGGGAATTTGCCCGTCTGGGCTTGCATCCTGACTGCTTCTACATCAAGATTGGACCGGAAGAGAAGGAGGAATGGGACTGTTCTTCTGAGGAAGACCTGGAGATGGCTACAGCCGTGGCACGCAAGTATGGCTGCAAGCTGCAAGTGATTGACTGTCACCAGGAATACTGGAACGAGGTGACCCGCTACACCATGGATAAGGTGAAGGCGGGATTCACTCCCAACCCCGATGTGATGTGCAACAGGCTCATCAAGTTTGGTGCCTTCGATGAGAAGATGGGCCACAACTACGACCTCATCGCCACAGGTCATTATGCGCAGACCGAGACGGATGAAAACGGCGACAAATGGCTCGTAACGAGTCCTGATCCCGTGAAGGACCAGACCGATTTTCTGGCTCAGATAGAGAGCTGGCAATTACGAAAAGCGATTTTCCCTATCGGTCATCACATTAAAAATGAAATTCGTGAGATAGCCGAAGAGGAGCATTTGATTAATGCCAAGCGCAAGGATAGTCAAGGAATTTGCTTCCTGGGGCAGATTAACTATAACGATTACATCCGCCGATACCTGGGCGAGAACCCGGGCGATGTGATTGAGATGGAGACGGGCAAGCGCATCGGCGGCCACAAGGGTTTGTGGTTCCATACCATCGGCCAGCGCAAGGGTCTGGGCTTCGGCGGCGGTCCTTGGTTCGTGATTAAGAAGGATGTGGAGAACAACATTCTGTATGTAAGTCATGGTTACGACCCTCAGTCGGCTTACAAGCAGGATTTCCCCCTTCAGGATTTCCATTTCCTCACCCGCGAGGTGGCGATGCAGAAGGTAACGTTCAAGATTCGCCATACGCCGGAGTATCATCCTGCTACTATCGAAAAGCTCGAAGATGGCAGATGGATGATTCATTCAGAGGAGGCGATTCACGGCGTGGCTCCCGGTCAGTTTTGCGTAGTGTATGATGAGCATCATCATCGCTGCTATGGTTCGGGCGAGATTACGGTATAA
- a CDS encoding putative transporter — MDILKNLFYGFPDLWGGGVAHSVLILALVITLGLSLGKLRVKGVSLGLAWILFIGLIFGHFSLNLDEHLLHFLKEFGLILFVYSIGLEVGPGFFASFKNGGKSLNLLSIIVVALSIVTTLAIFSFSGTSITSMAGILSGAVTNTPGLGAAQQAFSDLRHIDAPSIAAGYAIAYPMGVLGVILSFIILRYALRINKSEEEAAAKRGMGHLEAMTLNTFSVQVTNQMVFGDTIKQMREILKRDFMVSKIIRKDSDKHDEVVNGQTRINEGDILQIVANPTVVEPVIALLGKKVQVSEEKFGEDLITRRIRITKPGINGKSISQLQIRSSLGANITRVNRNGVDLIATPQLKLQLGDRVTVVGTELAIAHTEKVLGNQMKRLNYPNLIPIFLGIMLGCIVANIPFFIPGINENLRLGLTGGPLVVAILIGYFGPKYNLVTYNTISANLMLREIGICIFLACVGLGTGEQFIQTVASESGMTWILYGVAITMIPIIVGGIIGRYVFHINYYTLLGVLAGANTNPSALAYVREQTSADAPSVGYANVYPFAMFLRIVTIQIIIFVFG; from the coding sequence ATGGATATCTTAAAAAATCTGTTTTATGGCTTCCCTGACCTATGGGGAGGCGGAGTGGCCCACTCCGTGCTGATCTTGGCGTTGGTCATCACCCTGGGCTTGAGTTTAGGAAAGTTGAGAGTGAAGGGTGTTTCCCTGGGATTGGCTTGGATTCTCTTCATCGGCCTCATCTTCGGTCACTTCTCTCTCAATCTCGATGAGCATCTGCTCCACTTCCTCAAGGAGTTCGGATTGATTCTCTTCGTCTATTCCATCGGTCTGGAAGTAGGACCAGGTTTCTTCGCTTCGTTCAAGAACGGCGGCAAGAGCCTCAACCTGCTCAGCATCATCGTGGTAGCGTTGAGTATCGTCACCACCCTCGCCATCTTCTCGTTCTCGGGAACATCCATCACTTCTATGGCTGGTATTCTCTCGGGTGCCGTTACCAACACCCCTGGACTCGGTGCTGCCCAGCAGGCATTCAGCGACCTGCGCCACATCGATGCCCCTTCTATCGCAGCCGGCTACGCCATCGCCTACCCTATGGGTGTGCTCGGCGTTATCCTCTCCTTTATTATATTAAGGTACGCGTTACGTATTAATAAGAGCGAGGAGGAAGCTGCTGCCAAGCGCGGTATGGGACACCTGGAGGCGATGACCCTGAACACCTTCTCCGTGCAGGTGACCAACCAGATGGTATTCGGCGACACCATCAAGCAGATGAGAGAAATCTTGAAGCGCGACTTCATGGTTTCCAAGATTATCCGCAAAGATAGCGATAAGCACGATGAGGTGGTGAACGGTCAGACCCGGATTAATGAGGGCGATATTCTGCAGATTGTAGCCAACCCTACCGTAGTGGAGCCTGTCATCGCCCTGCTCGGCAAGAAGGTACAGGTGAGCGAGGAGAAGTTTGGCGAGGATTTGATTACCCGCCGCATCCGCATCACCAAGCCAGGCATCAACGGCAAGAGCATCAGCCAGTTGCAGATTCGTTCAAGCCTCGGCGCCAACATCACCCGTGTCAACCGCAACGGTGTGGATCTGATTGCCACTCCACAGCTGAAGCTGCAGTTGGGCGACCGTGTCACCGTGGTGGGTACCGAGCTTGCCATCGCCCATACCGAGAAGGTTTTGGGTAACCAGATGAAACGCCTCAACTACCCTAACCTGATTCCTATCTTCCTGGGCATCATGCTGGGTTGTATCGTGGCAAACATCCCATTCTTCATCCCAGGCATCAACGAGAACCTGCGCCTCGGTTTGACCGGCGGTCCATTGGTAGTTGCCATTCTGATAGGTTACTTCGGTCCGAAGTACAACCTCGTGACCTACAACACCATCTCGGCCAACCTGATGCTCCGCGAAATAGGCATCTGCATCTTCCTGGCTTGCGTGGGACTGGGCACCGGCGAACAGTTTATCCAGACCGTGGCATCAGAAAGCGGAATGACCTGGATTCTCTACGGCGTTGCCATCACCATGATTCCAATCATCGTGGGCGGCATCATCGGAAGATACGTGTTCCACATCAACTATTACACATTGCTCGGTGTATTGGCAGGTGCCAACACCAACCCATCTGCCCTGGCTTACGTGCGTGAGCAGACTTCGGCAGATGCACCATCTGTGGGCTATGCGAATGTTTATCCATTTGCCATGTTCCTCAGAATCGTAACTATTCAGATTATCATTTTCGTATTCGGATAA